Part of the Tribolium castaneum strain GA2 chromosome 4, icTriCast1.1, whole genome shotgun sequence genome is shown below.
TCACCCTGCGCTCTCGAACTTGTGTTGTTGCGGTTGTCGTTGGGGTTGTTTTTGCGCCAGTGATTGTTGCTGTTGTTTCCGTTGTTATTGTGCCAACGGTTGTTGCTGGTGCTGGGTTGGTTGTTGCGCCATTGTTGTTCGTCACTTGAGCGTTTTGGGAAACCATTTCCACGATTTGCAGGAGCCGCAGGACGAGTTACTTCGTGGCGGTCAATGTTTGGCCGCGGGCGCTTTGGCTCGTTACGCCGCTGGTGGTCTGTTGCGCGGGGTCGTTCCCTGGGAGCGATGTTGGTtttctctcccggattttgtcCCGGAATTTCTTGAGCTGCCAGGAATTCGGCGGCATCCGTGGTGGTACAGATTTTCTCTAATACCCACAACGACTGTATTCTTTCGGGGAAGTGACGCAGTAATTCATCCAGCAACACTTCCTCCGATAAAGGTGTTGTTAACATGTTCGCCATGTCGACGTAATAAGCAAAATGCGACAGCATCGTGCCCCTGGTTTCGTCATAGCGGCCTGTAGCGATTTGAAATCTGATGTCCCGTTGACGCTTGGCCGACCAGTAGGTCCGGAGAAAGTCCCGTCGAAAGTCCTCGTAACCACGCCACTTCTTCTGGAATATTCCCGTCCAATGTTTGGCATTGCCTTTCAAGCAATCCATGGCGACTCCCAAAAGACGCTGCGAGTCGAGCCCGAAAAAACGTCCATATTCTTCAATGGCTCGTAAGAATTTCACCGGATTTTGCCTTTTCAGGCCTTCGAAAGATGGTCGTTCAGGAGCTGGAAGTGGGCGATCCAGCAAGCTCCGGAGTACTCCGGAAATTGCGGCCACATTGTCTGTTGTGATTGGCATAGGTGGTGAGGCCATCACTGCTCCCGAAGTCGCTGATGTGGTCGAACTTCCCGGCTCTTGCACAAGAGGGCTCGCAAGAGGGGCTGGTTCCGGAGCTACCGGAATTTCCGGGTCGGGTTCTGGCGAAGTCGTCCCGTCGCTAGGTAGTGGAGTGACTTGCCAACCATCGACATCAGCGGCGGCGCTGGTACTTGGACGTACCTGAAGGATGGCTTGCGGTCTTTGAACCGCTGTCGACGTCGATGGCGCCGCGAAGTTTGGCACATTCCTTGGTTGTTGGGAGTTTAACCAACGAACGAACCACGTCGGCATTTCTTGCGGTGGGGCTCCGGCGTTTCCGGTGTTCCTGTTGTTTTCCATGTCGACAACCTTCAATCTCGGGTATCGAACGATCAAATAAATTGGagtcctagaaattttaataacacagcAGTATCTTATTTACGGCAATTTTCCCCTCGGAAATGACACTTTATGACTTTGAATCCTGGTCACTgcaccaataaaaatgtagtgagaccgtgattgatgatggttgatcgatgtttaaatgatttacaacttattttaattgatttatttaattaatcttgaattttacttttgttttcttttttcgaaatggtttggctcgtctagttaattgatacgctacatgatcatttcacttacctacgttgtgttgttttgatgtacgaagtcactcttataatgatatcgtaatttgatcttaattcttatcagaaagggttccggatttatccgtaacgcaagtccgga
Proteins encoded:
- the LOC135265900 gene encoding uncharacterized protein LOC135265900, whose protein sequence is MENNRNTGNAGAPPQEMPTWFVRWLNSQQPRNVPNFAAPSTSTAVQRPQAILQVRPSTSAAADVDGWQVTPLPSDGTTSPEPDPEIPVAPEPAPLASPLVQEPGSSTTSATSGAVMASPPMPITTDNVAAISGVLRSLLDRPLPAPERPSFEGLKRQNPVKFLRAIEEYGRFFGLDSQRLLGVAMDCLKGNAKHWTGIFQKKWRGYEDFRRDFLRTYWSAKRQRDIRFQIATGRYDETRGTMLSHFAYYVDMANMLTTPLSEEVLLDELLRHFPERIQSLWVLEKICTTTDAAEFLAAQEIPGQNPGEKTNIAPRERPRATDHQRRNEPKRPRPNIDRHEVTRPAAPANRGNGFPKRSSDEQQWRNNQPSTSNNRWHNNNGNNSNNHWRKNNPNDNRNNTSSRAQGETSRNSKNSGNGGGVQDGA